A window of Epinephelus lanceolatus isolate andai-2023 chromosome 3, ASM4190304v1, whole genome shotgun sequence genomic DNA:
CTCAGAGCGCTTCTGTCCCAAAATGTCCGCTTATGAAGAAAGAAATGGATCAATAACAGTCCACACACCATCTGTGACTCGTGCACGAGCGTCTCGCAGCTCTGTAGCACTCACAGGTTCATCTGGAGTTTGTAAAAGACGAAATCTGTTTGTGATCTGTGTGCGAGGAAAACCACGTCAGACGAGTCTGTGGACTCATTTTAAAATAGGTATTGAAAAGAAAGTTCTTGTTTCAGTCCCAGCAGGTTGGAACTCGTTGCTTTGAACAGCAGGTGgcgctgctgctctgctgcgtTTGTCAGACTGAAGCGTGAGAGGCGGAGCTTCAGAGGAGCAGGGTCTGCTGCTATTGGTCAGATCAAAgatagaaagaaagacagaagctGCGTCTCTGTTTCACTCTGAAAACTCTGAGCAGGGTTTGAGTCTGACGGTGTTTCAGGGCCACTgtgagtaataaataaataaataaataaatataaatccaGAGCCGGGGTAGGGGCGATATATTCCTAGAAAAAACTCTGAATTTTACTAAAGCTGTTAATTTAGGATAAAAAGCTCAAACATTCATTGAGATTTTATTATAATGAGTAtagtcagtcctgtgatagtctggccaCCTGTCCTCCACgatgaaccctgcctctcacccagtgtcagcttcCTGTACTTACAGCTTATGAATTACATGTGACgtttatttttctgtgtctcctgacagaacagctcaGTCTAATTTCAGCATGAGCGTTTTTTCAGCCGAGCATTGTTAAAACAGCAGCTGATGTTTCTGTAGGGAGAAGTTAGTGGAGGGAGATGGCGGTCCAGGCAGGAAGCGTAATGTCGTGTTTTATCTCGTAACAGCATCGTTTACATACGACTTGTCttctgtctgttgacctgtaATCACTTCCACTCTGCTGATTTACTCCCGAGTTAACAACGTTATccatctgtgttgttgttgttgtgatgacGTGTACTGACTGAATTTTGACTTCCTGCTGTTGTTGCCACAGCGacgaggagatggaggaggccAATCCCATAGAAGCCAACGACAGCGACTACGACCCCAACAAGGAAACCAAGAAAGAGGTACGTGGACACACCTGAGCCGCCGCTCCTCTCGCCTCTCACTCTGTACATCCTCGATTCCTTTCCTTGCCTTCTCTCCTCACATCTTAGTCCCTCCCACCTGAGATACAAGCGGAGGTGGCAAACATGGCTGGCCTGACACTTTTTTCTTTAActcataaataacaataataatctgtctctctgtttctcacacacatacacatctaataattaataaacagtgtgttttatttggTAGGAAAGCATCACACaagcaaaaataaattatgTGAGTTCTCTAGTGCCTACGCTGTACCAACTGCAGCCTGTGTCTAAGTTTAAACACTCAGGTTTCTCTTTTgttctttaaatatttatccTGCTCAGAAACATTCATCTGAAGCTATTAAACAacaactttaatttaaaaacgGTTGTTAAAAAACAGTGACAATATTCTGGTGATTAAAATGTTCTGAAGCTCAAATCTGAGGCTGTTGTGTAAATAGCTTTCCAATGAATAACAAAAAAGCAACTTCTGATCAGCCCGTAtcaatttcaggcttaaaacactaacttcctgtttaaaacacACCCACTTCCGGCCCAAGCCCCGCCCCCTCCGAGCATGGATACGGACACAGATAATGGTGCACTCGCTCATCCCTAGTAGACACataaagcagctgtgtgtgtttcctccaCCTGCAGAACCAGGTGGAGCCGGTGGTGCCCGGCTCAAAGGTAGCTCTGGGTCGGCGGGAGCACCAGACCCTACAGCACCGACACCACCAGCGCTCCCGCTGCCGCCCCCCCAAAGGCATGTACCTGACCCAGGAGGATGTGGTGGCCGTGTCCTGCAGCGCCTCCGCCGCCAACACTCTCCTCCGTCAGCTGGACATGGAGCTGGTGTCCCTCAAGAGACAGGTAGGAGACGCCAAAACTGTTCTGCACCAACTCCGACTCCGCCTCCTCTTCAGAGGATGATCTGAGAAAACTGAAGCAAAAATAGAAAGAATTTATATTTAACCACCGCGGACTCAATCAGTGTGTctccagtcacagtgaagtggatctccagtcccagctggacgaggacatctaactggcctactgtccttgtcccagtatacaagcacgggaggggaatccatttattgagccaagtatgtgcgactcctctacgataggtggagatatgccccctttcagcttgttagtattggacctttttcctgttgacctattacgtcacagaccaaacaacggacaaacaagttagctacggttagctagcagctaactgctaccatggtggacaactttacagctctgtacatttggtccgtccaaaaagtcacggctctggatgtagatttctccatgttgttaccggcttcttcttctcttacacatttaatgctattggacttccgggtcaaagcccggggcggaaactgtggagcatgctcagatcGCCTCGGCCAGTTCGAAGTAATTTGACTCCCGATCGTATTATCTGGGTTAGTTCGACCACTATGGGAGTAATGTTGCTACTCGTAGTGACGCCACTGTTCAACACTGATGACCTAACAATGAGAAATAGTGTTGGACgtgattttgattttgggaaAATGATATTGCACTACACAGACCAGTGATCATGATATTTAAAAAGTCGTAACATACATCATGTTAAAGTTGTAATGCACCTAATGTAGGTGAATATTGTGTCTCAGCTCTCGTCTCACAGAAGGGGGAGGAGTTATACAGGTTGATGGCCACAGGTAGAAAAGATCTCCTGTGACGGTTTGAAACTCGGTGTTAGACCAACAAAATTATAAGAACAGATGGAACCTGATAACAATTTGAGCTGTGCACGTGATTCTCAGCTCTACATGCACGTACCGTAACATGGTACAGCTGCTAACTCACGTATCAGCCGAAAGACTCGTGTAGCGGACAGTTCTCACACGCTTCCATCCAACAGTCTGTATACGCCACAGTCCGATTTGTCAGGCAGTGAAACACATGTCCAACAGTAACGTCACAGAGTAAACAGAGGACACTGACAAGACCTGGACAGACAAGACAGGTGGACTGGGAGTTATTTAATTTTTGACAGACGTTCACTGCGGATGAGCGGCGTCTTCTAGTTTTACCTTTCAGCCACCTTtcagtgtactcttcttcaacgtttgctttacttcctggatttttcccacatggaaattctgaccaatcaagagcagctttctcacacaaggcatttgatctggtcctcttgtaaatgctgccgtgagaacaccaaccaactctaggcaattatacaactttggaacaacatgagtccctgattcagaccaaaggagaccactctagggctgacagcaccCTGAATGACTTAATACCTGTGTTTTCTACATGTCTGCCATCCCTCTGATCCAATCAGGAGAGAGACCTCCACAGGTGTATCTTCTGTTTGAGTGATGACACTGTGAGACCCACGTTACTGAGCAAACACTGAGCtgtcagtgatgatgtcacaacATACAGAGATTTAACACTTAATATAACACGTACATCACCGAAGCTTCTGACTTTGACTGACTGCTCCAGTGGAAGCGTGTCGTTGGCTCTCTGATGATGTAAGcaatgtgtttgtctgctgctgTGAGTGGGCGGAGCCTCCTGTAACTGTAAACCACCACATTAGCTGGGCTtagcattagcatgctaacattagcaagttGTTGTTAGCACATCAGATGCATCTGTGTAAAGTGACTCACCAGACGGTCAGAGATCATCACAGAACATTCATCCAGTCAGACTCCACTCTCTGTGGGCTGTTTAGctcgtgtgtgtgcgcacaggTTAAAGGACCCCAGGTGTGTCCCTGAGTCGTCCTGTGTAGTGCCTGTCTATGCCACCTCTGTGCCTGGGTTGCACTGCCCCCTGCTGCTCAGACATGCAGGTGTCAGACTCCTTAAAGGACAGTTCAGATATATCTAGGTGAGGTGTATGACGTTCTGTAAATGACATTTTGAAACAGAGAAACAGTGAAAGTCAGACTTGAGTTTTGTCGGCGCTCAGCTGAGTGTTCATGTCTCGTTTTTCAGGTGCAGAACGCCAAACAGATGAACAGCGGCCTGAAGCACATGTTGGAGTCTGGGATTGAAGAGTTCAGACTGGCTGAGGTACGTCACTGAGGGTCACGTTTTAAACCACCAGAACACGAAACATCACCAGGTCTCATAGAGTAACTCCACCCAAAGTTactttacacacaaaataattcTAGGAACATTTCCTCCACATAAACTGAACATTATAGGATCATAATACATTAGTTTAGTTTCATTAGACCGAAGAGGTGGAGCTAATAGAGACGACACTGAGCGCAGGAATGGAAACTaataaagtacatttactcaagtacttcaCTACTGCTcgacatctcagagggaaatactgtactgATTACTGCATTACttctgtctgacagctttagttactttacagaagattataaaaacaaaatatgatcaATTTGTTAAATATGGTGCCGTATTGTAGATAAAACTACTACAAGTACGGCTGGGAGGTATTTTTAGGCTACGTTGCGATACACAGTATCTGTCGATCCATTGATAGATGGATATTTTCAAATCACCTCTGAACTACTGTGGACTAAAATACTAAACTACTAAATAAACAAGTTagagtactgttataataaagttaaatactgTTATGATTACAATAAAGAATCTGAGGACTTCCTGTTTGTTGTTGCAGTGTAACCAGAAGGTGAACGCCCGCTGGACCACAGACGAGCAGCTCCTGGCTGTTCAAGGTGAGCTCGGTCACAGGTAACAGGTTAGAGAAGGTGCACGGAGCTGAAGTCCAACAGGATGAACGTGAACTCTGATTTTACTGTAAAGTCACAGTGAGACGGCAGACTGAGCGTCTTTATCTTCGGTCATGTGACATTTAACAACATCAGAGCTCAGAATATAAACTTCCTCTTCGCTGTGTCGTTAAAGCTGCAGTTTGTTAACGATGGATCAGATGACGGCGTGTACGTGAGCGGGTCGTTCTTCGACAGACACAGAGAATCAGCTACATACCTGCAGCTCTACAGAgctttttagcctcttttagctcCTAGTTTTGGTTTTCAAGcacattttctgtctgttttcttAATATTAAAGGCtcagtgtgtcagattcaggAGGATTTTGTGTCGTCTatcagattacaaccagctgaaacttctcctggtcagaATTCTTTCAGTATTTGttgttcaggagctgaattatcctcaggggtctcttcctctaaaacacacacaccagctgatttaaactttaaaaacactgaatgaagacgTCTCATGTTTATAAAAATAGGTGTTTTTTTGACGCTACTCATCACGGACAGGCTGCTAACAGCCGCACAAACAGTCCtctccagagccagtgtttggtttgtctgttctgggctactgtagaaacatggcggtgcaacatggtgatctctgtaaacgaggacctgctccttgtgtagatataaacatctcaatctgaggtaacaaaaacacaatgacccATATTTTCAGCTGATAATACACTAAGGAAAACAGGCTTCTTCATATTATATTTCTGCCGATACATCGAcctgaatctgacacactggacctttaaggacAGTCAAGACTTGGAGCTCGACTGGCCATAAAAAATGATGACTCCTGTTAGTCCTCAATTTTCCCTAAAAACACAGAGCCATTGAGATCTTTCTCTCAAAATCTtatttctcttcttctgctgtgtATCGTTGTGGCAGTTAAGGACTTGATTACATCTCGACAAACCGTCTGTGATGTTCTTCAGGTGTGCGGAAATACGGCAAAGACTTCCAGGCCATCGCTGACGTCATCGGTAACAAGACGGTGGGCCAGGTGAAGAATTTCTTTGTGAACTACCGGCGGCGGTTCAACCTGGATGAGGTGCTGCAGGAGTGGGAGGCGGAGCAGGGAACGCGAGCTCCCAACGGAGACAGTGTCACATctggagaggagggaaagaCCAGCTCCACCACTCCGTCAGGGAAGAGCACCGACGAAGAGGACGAAGAGGTGAgacatttaatttttatatccCACACAGTTTTTCTGATGCACATTCTGCAATacgagcatgctccacagtccTGCTGATCATTTGTCATCCATCAGCTTTCAGACGGATCTCCTTCCCTCCAGGTTTCACttcatgttttaaaataaaaacaaacctgCTGAGACTCAAAGATAATTCACTGTAGTCAACATCTAGTCTACctgctgtgtgacgtcatcctGTAATGATGCAAACGAGTGTTTCAAAACCTCCAGAAGACTCTCAGCATGTGAAACATCTCCGTCTGCTGCTGAAAAGCAACTGTTTGAATGTTAAAATGACTTTGGCCCcgccctctcctctctgcaggGTCAGGTTACCTCCTCAGGTGCGTCCCCCgctgcctcctcttcctcttcagctcagATTCCAGTGATGTCGAgcgcctcctcctcttcctccctccaccAGCCCCCTCCCCTGCTGCGGCCCTCCCTCCCAGCCACGCCCTCCCTGCACCGCCAACCCCCGCCCCTCCAACAACAGGCCCGCTTCCTGCAGCCCCGCCCCACCTTGCAGCAGCCCCCGCCTCTCATCCGCCCCTCCAACCCCCTGCCCCCTCGCCTTAACCCACGCCCTCCTGCTCCCATGACCCTCGGCGGCAACCCTGGGGGGTCAGGTCCAAGCTCCGCCCAGCAGCCCCCTGGCTTGGCCATCCACCAATCAGAGGCCTCGTCTTCCTCCCTCCACTGATGAAcgtcagactgtttctgctgaagaagATCCGGTTCAGGTCCTGTGGGAAATCTGAGTGACATTATtcttcaaaacaacaacaattttcAGACCAGCCTCTCAACTCTCACCATACGTCAACATAAAGCCAACACATTTATACCAAACACAATCAAATCATGAGTTCTTATTTATCGGTATTTAAGAGGTGGATGTTTGTCTTTCCCACAGGACTTACATGCAGCACACCTGCTGGTTGATGGACACCTGGTTTTCACGTCTTTGCTTTGTGACAGAGTCTTTGGAAATCTGCCACCAACTGTGTGCAGATTATAAAAGCAGAAGGTTCTGTGGTGTCCCACAGGGTTCAACCCCGGGGTCCCTTCTTTTTCTCCATCATTATGTCTCCACTGGGACATTACTGCATCAACCACAAACAAAAATGGCCCCCAGCAGTACCTGTAAAACATTTCAAAGAGTAAACATGATTTAGTCTCTCATCAGCAGCCCATCGATGCTACAGTCTGGATGTTACAATATTTTATACAAACTCAGTCTGAAATAACTTTAAATTAGGAACTTGAGTCAGTGTCGTTTCTTACATTAAGAAACtaaacattgttttattttaactacCATCTTTCATGAGTTGTGTTTATCCTCCACCCTCCAGAGCTcactacatgtgtgtgtacagagtCTCAGCTGACCTTTGTGTTTGTCATCCCCCTCCTGCTGATTGGTCGGTCGAACACACTCCAGATTGTTCCAGAACAAAGTCCCTTAACAAGTATCGGCTGTACTGACGTAAAACTTTGGATACGTACACCtgctcctcagaggatgaaccctGTAGATTTTATGACCCAGTGATctttcctctagcgccacccTCAGGACAAACTTTACATGTTGAGCTCTGCTGCTGGTTAAACTGTAAGGACAGATAAATTATTAGAATGTTGTTTGTTCATGTTGTGGCTGTAATGGACTGTGCAGCCTGTAGGGGGCACCAGCGGGACTTTAGATAAGTCAGTTGTATTTACacccaaaatcacacagtgttCCAAAGAGCTTCTCTGCATACGACCTGGAAAAACTGGAGGTTGATTTAAAAGGATCAGTCTGGTGTATTTTTCTTATCGTCAACACATCTCGCGTTCAGACTCAAACCAACAACATGTTGGTCTGTCTCTCATTACgatctgacttcctgtctgtgactcTCAGCTCCGAGCTCATTGGTTCCCACTGTAGACGTAAATCTTAAACCTCCTGCGGCCGTGCGTCCTCACATGAGGATATTACGTATTGGGTCTGCTGCACCtaatacatcataatttagacctgttgtcctcgtgcatggacacttttttgtgccatctagtggtcgcaaaaacacaacacactaatCCTGCCGAGTCAGCCTGCAGCAGATCCCAACTCCGCAGTGGACAAAACCTGATCGGATTTTAAACTTGttaatttatgattaataatgttcaACGTTTATACGACAACACATTTGACCCACTTTAGCGACAGTAACAAGTTAAGACAccgttaattaggaagtacacATTTGAGGACTCTGGGACTTTAGATTATTATTCTATTATTGCAGCATTTCACATTTGGTTCAACGGAAGGTGAAGATTGAGGGGCAGAGGCTCGACTCAGATGCAGCTGTCAGGAAAACAACACACTTTTAATTGAGAACTGATGCCatgggccaaatttaaaaacaatatacTAAATTATTAAGAAGCAATAGAAAAACATGTCTTGCATAAAGGGCTCTTATCATGACAGAGGAAAAAGTGGCAAATGCTTCAGCGCCACCCCGGGTCGGTCTGTGCACGTGCCTGAATCCAAGAAGTACAGAGCACGGAAAATTGATAGAGTTTCAAAATGAACAAATTTTTCTGGATGTGTTGCATTATTTACAGTTTAGATTTTGCACAGCCAGGTTCAAGCGTTGAAATGAACAATGTTAGACTtgaacagtgacctctgacccacaGTTACACTGAACACATGTCGCGTTGTGTGTTATTTAGTTTTGGCAGAACAATGTTCAGGTGTTGAAGTGAACcgttttatactttattacacacttgtggctattaaaaataaacccaatGTCCCCATGTGAGGACATTCTTCTTgcaaaactacttcctgttcaaagaCAGTGCTAAGTGTTTTTATACCTGTCAGGTCCTACTGACCCCAAATAGcgaagagaaataaaaaaaaatgcattccaAACAGAAGCTCAGGTCTCACAGGCTGAAAACACAAATCTATAGTTTCATCTGTAATTTCGTCGAACAGCTGCGTTTTCAACAAGCAGGACGAAACAGTGACTTTGtctgggactattttcagtggcgGAGTAATCCACATTTTGTGCAGTGAGATATAGCAGACTCACACACAGTACTTGTGAGGAGACACATTCACTGTTGGTTTGAGTCTGAACGTGAAGACGTGTAAAATATCACCAGATTTGtgtcacagagacaaaaacaatggCAGTTTATACGAGCCGTCACCCAACGTGGCGGCGTATCCATGGTAACTGGGGGTAAATAACCTGTCTGACAGTCAGGGTGATGAACTGAAGGCCTCAGTGTTGGGTACAGTAGTATTAGACGTCAGCGTGTACAGTTTGATGTCTGTTTGAATGATCTGTAACCAGCTGTCCGTCCAATCAGCTGCCAGGAACTGGTTCACTAACTCTGATTTGATGCTTTCTCAAAACACTAAAGCTTCATCAGGACGTCCTTCGCTGCAGAATGAAAGATGTTGTTGGGTTTAACTCTCTCAGATGTTTTCCCACATGTTGCAGACTCATTTTGGAACTAAAAACCTAAATGTCATCGTCATCTGGACTCGGAGCTTCAGACGTGccgtcagtctgtctgtccattatttattcttcttcttcttcttcttcttcctcctggtGCTACCAGTTTGGACTCGGTGTAAAAAGAATCATTGTGAAAGTGCTCTTAATGCTTTTTGGTCAAACGTGCATCACAGCGTTAAATGTACCTGGAGTCATAGAGTCGAACTTAGAGTCCTTTGAGTTTCAGTAGAACTTGTAAAAATTTTTGCTGTGAAGATGAAGCTGCTGAGACGTCTCATTAAAAACTTTGTTCTTCACACTGTCTGTATGTCGTTATTTTCTAAAGATTGGTGTCATTGCTCAGTTTATAGTGCAAGTGAGGGATGTCTTTGTGGGGGGCCCAGTGGGAGGGGGCCCCTCGGAAAGCCtggaatgaaaagtttaaattaaCCGGCGACAACCGGCTTTGTGCTTTGTGTTCCTGTTAAGGTAACAGGAAGcagacacactcaaacacagtgCAGGTCCCTCAGTGTCTCTCCACCTCTGCTCAGCACTGACAACAGCAGTCACTTCCTGCAGTTAcaatttcctcttcctcttccgcCGCGGCTGAATGGACTGTTGATAATCGATACTGATCATTCGGTGGTATCGATGAGCGGTGTGTGACGGGCTGCAGTGTGGAGGTGACGTCAGAGAGGTAAGGAGGACGTGACGCTGTGATGTCGTTGGTGAGCAAAGTGAAAGTAAAGCAGCGGGGACACCGATCACAGGCTGCCGGTCTGAAACGTCCCCGCGACTGTTGGAGTGTCTCCGGTGCAGACTGACCGTCCTCAGGTCGgtgtgaagatgatgatgatgatgatgttgttgatgatgatgatgatgttgatggtggtgatgatgatgatgatgatgatgatgatgatgatgatgatgattcctTTTCAGTCTCATTCAGACACCATGAAACTCTGCCAGTGATGAGTTTTACTCAGTTTGACgttagtgatgatgatgatgatgatgaggaggaggaggatgagcatcatttatttattacacagGCATAACTAACCGCGCGCGCGTCCGTGTATCCGCACGTGTCATACACCGACAGGAGCCACGCTGACTTTCGCTTTTGCTCACACACAGGCACGTGCACAGACAGACCCCAGGCGGTGCTGGAGCGCGTGCCCTTTGCCCCCTGACCCTTTGAGAAGACGTGTTTATTCAGTCTTTACATTTGGCCCACGGCCTCAGTCCGCAGGTACAGGTGTGTCTGCCCCTCCCTCCTCAACGTCACACAGCCGCACTCAGATCACGCGCCCTGCAGAGCAGTCACGTGTCATTGACCTGTCGTCACGGACAGTCACGTAAGGAGAGTGTTTGTCCTCAGCCTCCGCattatttgtgtctgttgttAAATTCAAAGATGCCATTAAACATCTTGACACAGGCAGGCTAATGTGGCAGGAGCCAGCTCTCTGTCAGCTTCAGGTTCAGCAGCTGTAAATCGCTCTGGTCGAAAACTGAACTCAACCTGACACgatgtttgtgtctctgagcagttaaattaaacaaatatgAGCTGCAGTTTGGGGCCGCTGTGCGTAACAAGGAGAAGGGGAGCAGTTGTGGgcccctttttaaaaaaatatacatataatttcttattttacacactggccctttaagacaAACCCCAGGGTggccacaaacaaacacaaacacatgaaaatgaacaaacaaaaatcagcagcagctgtgatCACAACCAGCAGAACTGACTAAGTGTCCTTTACATACACTGTGTGCCACATTATTATGCAAGTTGGTGATAAGAGCATTTaacttataaaaataaaaactaagcacctttttaaacattttattaatggaaaataatattttctACAACTGTATTCAGActtcaacaaaaacaacagttttcttTACAATTTTATACAAAACAAATCTTTTAATGTCTCTGGAACATTTCAAATATAAAGTGTTTCTCTAATCAAGTAATATCACACTGGAGCTcgtgacgatatacgagtacaacatcacgagctcCAGTGTGatgttgcttttatacaacagttcaacagttaaataagcaaggctgattaagaaatgttgaaacatgaggacaaaatagataatttaagcattttatttgtcttccgccaacaaaaatagttccctcaggactccgctgtcaccgttgctatgtaacgcagacatggtgcgccgggcacttactctttacacacatttatctgcacgtttccattaatgGTGCAGcaggtgaaataagtctctggtgaccgcatggtggactgtggcttcacaggcacagccgactctgccttctgatctgacactATGTTGCTCCATCGTTTCCTGCTCTCCATGGATGGCTTCCAGTAGCTTCTTAACAAGCTCTCAGACCTGCAAGACAAAAGGTATATTTAGGGCCCGACTCCTAATTAGAAGTAGGGATGcgccaaaatgaaaatttgtggccgaagccgaagccaaaTATTATTAAGTGCTTGgctgaataccgagtaccgaatatcattgtttagtttttcattagtttttgcagatgaaccctccagattagtgttgtcacggtaccaaaattgggacccactgtgcgataccagtgaaaatatcatggttctgagtagtatcaagATATCACAgccaaaatgaggcagatgtgccttttgtcatttataaaaagataaatcacttttctataatacatcaatgatatttcaatggaataaattacttattgacttattcatacttcagaaacagcatcaataagtgatgaacataggggggatcaaaataaaataaataaataaaataagaatcaaccagccaccctcctcccctgacaagtaaagaacagtccctaaagtgcggtgaggtttgtggaccgttaacagctcgtttctcctctgacacgtcacatacctgtgttcggctggctcggctgttcaggtacttctgggcagtcatgacgccaagaagaggatattattggagccgacttctccatcgccggtaagccgatggccgccgtatttgacaggaatacattcctgtctgtgtctgtgacccccgttcaacccacaatcggtgggattcgcctttcgtttctgctgctggttgaaatctgtaggctgctcgcacagcgtgctgaatgatttaagcctattttgctcgctcaaaactatttttagtcgcaaatgcgagtgccgtgatgggcagatcgccacactgccgacattttactccgctgGTCACGGcacactgtttgattgcgttatcaaaacacgccgctattattcggccttgcttttaacttattccaccgaatactgaatgtgtgttttttttgcaatattcggccgaatatattcggttaccgaatattcggtgcatccctaaaaaacTAACTTTACACATAGGCTGCGTTAAAACAGCATC
This region includes:
- the rcor3 gene encoding REST corepressor 3 codes for the protein MPGMMDKGSEYLGKGRSNGTKSPSNASNGHFSDESGSDDEHDVGMRVGADYQANIPEFEPGSTKYTDKDSGGMLVWSPYHTIVDSKLDEYIALAKEKHGYNVEQALGMLFWHKHNIEKSLADLPNFTPFPDEWTVEDKVLFEQAFSFHGKSFHRIQQMLPDKSISSLVKYYYSWKKTRSRTSLMDRQARKLANRNNQDDSDEEMEEANPIEANDSDYDPNKETKKENQVEPVVPGSKVALGRREHQTLQHRHHQRSRCRPPKGMYLTQEDVVAVSCSASAANTLLRQLDMELVSLKRQVQNAKQMNSGLKHMLESGIEEFRLAECNQKVNARWTTDEQLLAVQGVRKYGKDFQAIADVIGNKTVGQVKNFFVNYRRRFNLDEVLQEWEAEQGTRAPNGDSVTSGEEGKTSSTTPSGKSTDEEDEEGQVTSSGASPAASSSSSAQIPVMSSASSSSSLHQPPPLLRPSLPATPSLHRQPPPLQQQARFLQPRPTLQQPPPLIRPSNPLPPRLNPRPPAPMTLGGNPGGSGPSSAQQPPGLAIHQSEASSSSLH